CCTTTCGGCCACACCGCCAGATTATTCGTCCTTCATACTTTCAAGACTATATCTGCTCAGACTTCCCAGAGCCTTCACGTTCCACTCCCGATCCACAGACTTTCTCAGGTACGATTCATTCTTTACATAATTTTCTCTCTTATCATTTTTTTAGTCCTAACCACTTTGCTTTTCTCACCTCTGTTTCCAAAAATGTTCATGATCCTCACCTTTACTCTCAAGTTGTTCTTGTTCCTCACTAGCGGGCTAATATGGCTGATGAAATCAAAGCCCTAGAAGCCAATCATGCCTAGACTCTCGAACCCCTTCCTCCCAACAAAAAACTCATTGGTTGTAAGTGAGTTTACAAAGCCAAACTTAGGGCTGATGGATCCATCGAACATCACAAAGCTTAGTTGGTTGCCAAGGGTTACACCTAGGTAGAAGGTTTGGATTATTATGATACTTTTTCTCCAGTTGCTAAACTTATTACACTTCGCTGTCTTCTTACTATAGCTAAAGCTAAAAGTTAGTTTTTACACCAATTGGATGTTCACAATGCCTTCCTTCATGGTGATCTTGATGAATAAGTATACATGCATCCACCTTCTGGTTATTGCCTTCAGGGGGAGAAGCGTTTCTTTCGCTTGCACAAATCTTTATATGGTCTTAAACAATCTTCTCGCCAATGGTACTCCAAACTGTCTCATGTTCTTACCTTGACAGGTTTTATCAATCTAATGTTGATCATAGTCTCTTCACTAAGACTACGGGCACCATGTTCACTGCCATCctgatctatgttgatgacatttttgTTACTGGCAACGACCTACCAACCATCACTGCTCTCAAGAACCACTTGGGTACTGCATTCGGTACTGCATTCATGATCAAAGACCTAGGGAATCTGAAATATTTTCTTGGCATTTAAATAGCACGGTCACCTGCTGAAATTTTTTTAACCAACGTAAATACATTCTAGACATTCTCTCTGATGCTGGTCAACTTGGTTCTCGCCCTGCTTACTTTCCTATGGAGCGGCATCTTAAACTCAATGACAGTGATGGTACCCCTCTTGTTGATCCAGCCTTTTACTGTCGCTTGATTGGTCATCTCATCTTCCTGACCATTTCAAGTCCAGATATTACTTACACAGTCAATCTTTTGATCCAATTTATGCATGCTCCTCATGAGCCCCACCAGCAAGCTGCCCTTCAGTTACTTCAGTATTTGAAGACCACTCCCGGTTATGGCTTATTTTTCTCTTCAGCTTATAGTTTCCAATTATCTGCCTATTGTGACTCTGACTGGGCCAGTTGCTTTATGACTCGTCGATCCACCACTGGCTTTGTTGTCAAACTTGGCGATAGCCCCATCTCTTGGCATACCAAGAAACAATCCACTGTATCTCGCTCTtctactgaagctgaatatcaTGCCATAGCCAATACCTCTTGTGAGATTAAATGGCTACAATTTATTCTTCGtgattgttaagggtcaaatattgcatatcagacccatttattgcatggatttacaagcatgataccgtttaatagcctgatttaattgtatttgtgatgcagagtatatttacaagcatgaactgaaaaagggtgcttaaaccatggatttgacgctctgatgacacccaaggcaagggacggactccaggggaccaagatcgatggaattacacaccagggatccgaggaaatcaagccattcacgttaaagaggcccgaaattggtgaaaaatgcaagatcacatagttcccgccatctgattggctcgaaactccatatatggcctgaagaccttaaataagccgtacaaatcaaaaatcagccattagaTCACCGTGGAAGTGGccaaacggatagatcagccccttaaatccttaagtggggcccacctgatatctggatactctccatttttggtctcaactgtttaaatgagctggccaaatggatagacgaagcggatttctcacaaacatctctgagGGACCCATACATGCAGTGCAAGTGCAAGGAACGCAAGTGCACGGGGCGTGCACCAAACatcctcaaagtcggtcagcgcacgctgaccgacgtcTCCTTCTCCAAATCAAAAACGGACACAGCGTCCTTGCGCCGTCCGTCGGTTCcatgcagtggggcccattcctcatcaaaattatcaatctggaccgtccattgtgtacagaggagggttattaacctcacctaagtggaatttttctaggaagcagcgtgtagcggattttgaccgtcgaaactcaggatggacggcggaatacaatatccagtgggccatacaagaacctgcaaaaatcactcgTCCCTGACTGGATTTTCACGAGGATTTCAATGAACGGTatagatttctcataaaacatcactatggggcctaccgATCACGTCAGCAGGTCTGCGTGAACCTTACGCGCATCCGGGAAATCCGGAGATtcgggggagttgtgggccacgatcatcaatcttttcgatgatctgaaccgtctaaatgATAAAGAGGGAAGATTCATCCACTTCCACGCTGGCAGAATTGATCAGAAAATGAACAGCGGGCCGCACGAAGTCTCTGATTACTGGCTGCGTAAGCTGACCCGTGCCTCTTCTGCCGATTCCTTGCTGTTAAAGGGCTCTTCTGCACGCACCGATTCCAGCCGGGACTCCCTTCCACCGGCCTTCCTGTTattaaagaaagagaaagatgtgaatcgaaagaaaaagaaaaacgggAGGAAGAAAAGGAGCGGCTGAACAGGTTTTTGTGGAGGCAGACACGTGAGGAGCTGTTTTGGGACGTGGCTGGAGGCAGCGTTTTGAGGAAAAAAAGGATTTTCAAAGAGGAAACAGGGAGCAAGGGCAGTTCGGCAgggagaaaaaaaaggaagatctGGAGGCtgaacaggagagagagagagagagagaaagggaagagaagttGTTTCTTCTTATTCACTTAAATTTCTTGCTATGttgcctttcttctttctcctttgtttatttgtttattttagcctattcatgtgtagctaaaccccttagctagggataaggggtgaagcttgtggcgtgatggggtgATCCTACGGCCtggatgcatgtgatgaactgatgttgattctgGTGTGATTGAATGAAAtgctttcaagtttttttttatgatttattgtgacttaaattacaatatatttgcgatggctttgagtatgtccaTTCCCTTATTGTGACTATGCGGTTGGGAAACTCTGTTGtccaccattgccccttggacatggttggatgatggaactcttcctgacattcatacatcactcagattggctgtgaattaaattgattttgttgtttgctttgtctcatgggcatggttttgtgatagaatcctttctaattcatatacctttcatctcttgaaaccagatcaagtaagtgcagtttaaatttcataatttttgatgcaggcataagacctccccctgatctctacaagtggatcctctgaatccctagtttccttcttctgaattccctaaagttttaaataattattccacaattattccttaaaattctatttggttagatcacatcttagtctagttttagttctacttggtttcagataacgtacaagtatcagtccctgtggattcgacctcggtcttaccgagtttattactacatcacaaccctgcacttggggtgtgaacaagtttttggcgccgttgccggggactgacggttacgattctctgaaattaattggttttaggattagtctaagattaggattttactaacctcagtttgtttatttatttttatttgagttcaaaactaacctgttttcctgttttgtaggatcctgacataagctcttaaattggtaatcccttcctaaattctctactttttctgtttttagaattagggtttaaattttagaaattttctaattctagtatcctcccttctgtaggaaatagtttatttttagaaattaggttatttctttccctttttagaaattaactttctatttttattttagtaactttctaattctaactctcttagaatctaatttgtttcctaatttatttttagaatttttgtttagaaactaacattcctattttgtaggcctctaagatagaaatttctaattcggtaagctccttccctactttctatttttcagttctcttttaataatttactttctagtttagatcttccctaatttactttagaaattttcactttcttttaagaataccttcttttagaaattaatttactattatttttcttttaaaggatcattcttctctttttagaatctaacttatttttattttattttgcaggtccttaacttaggagcttcaatttggtaattcctttccaactctccctctctttctttttagattttctttgcctttcttaggattaggtttttaattgagggctgcgagtgttttcatgcccaagtgggcccgtgacaacactcgacgtctcttgactgaaggaggattggttgaggggttgactatccatcgtaggattagacaccgctcgaaatcccctgagttaactgaggttatggctgaagaccaacctcctctacttccacccacggtggaggatacccaagatgaaaatgaggtgcagcaggcacccccgcctcgtactttacgagattatctacaaccggcgggagtgagtatgccctcatgcatgatttttcctgaaaacacgggacaaatggacatcaagccaggagttatccaactccttcccaaattccatggacttgaatcagaaagtccatatttacatttgaaagagttcgatgagattatagctacattatgttttcctaatatatctgaggatacaattaggctgaaactctttcttttttccttaaaagagaaagctaagacatggttacattcactgcgtcctagatccattggcacatggaacgatatgcagagggaattcataaaaaaattcttcccacattataaaacgattaccctcagaaaagcgatcatgaactttgcccaaaaggaagatg
This region of Magnolia sinica isolate HGM2019 chromosome 1, MsV1, whole genome shotgun sequence genomic DNA includes:
- the LOC131248542 gene encoding uncharacterized mitochondrial protein AtMg00810-like, whose product is MVLQTVSCSYLDRFYQSNVDHSLFTKTTGTMFTAILIYVDDIFVTGNDLPTITALKNHLGTAFDILSDAGQLGSRPAYFPMERHLKLNDSDGTPLVDPAFYCRLIGHLIFLTISSPDITYTVNLLIQFMHAPHEPHQQAALQLLQYLKTTPGYGLFFSSAYSFQLSAYCDSDWASCFMTRRSTTGFVVKLGDSPISWHTKKQSTVSRSSTEAEYHAIANTSCEIKWLQFILRDC